From a region of the Janthinobacterium sp. 61 genome:
- a CDS encoding FAD-dependent oxidoreductase, translated as MNTPPVLIVGAGPTGLMLALRLARHGVDCRIIDKNSGPGQASRAMAVHARTLEFYQQLGFADELVSLGIKINAMHIHEGGEELVKLALGEIGEGLSPYPFVLSLPQDEHERFLISKLAAAGVHVEWNVALDLWTQDDSEVQAILLKDGERQYCTFDYICGCDGARSAVREIAGFDFSGGTYDHLYYVADAQVAGSNTDLHAHLGANSFALMLPVRTSGMQRLIGILPDRPDGAPAPVFDDVREQVQALLGIQVEHVNWFSTYKVHHRVAAQFRERRCFILGDAAHLHSPVGGQGMNTGLGDAVNLAWKLAQKLHGQSSDALLDTYESERIVFARKLVATTDRAFQAIVAQGMAGQFLRRWLVPHALPFLSSFGRARRLLFQTVSQIQISYEDSALSAGHAEYLRGGDRLPWFSDGTQDNFISLRSMDWQLHIYGEAAPELLAEARVLKLPVHCYTYNVAAKLAGLGRDAAYLVRPDGHIALALHQQESGALRALALRLGLHFGPAEMGKAAPRPV; from the coding sequence ATGAATACTCCTCCCGTATTGATCGTCGGCGCCGGTCCTACCGGCCTCATGCTTGCCTTGCGCCTGGCGCGCCATGGCGTCGATTGCCGCATCATCGATAAAAACAGCGGCCCCGGGCAAGCGTCGCGAGCCATGGCCGTGCATGCGCGCACGCTGGAGTTTTACCAGCAGCTGGGCTTTGCCGACGAGCTGGTCAGCCTGGGCATCAAGATCAATGCCATGCACATCCACGAAGGGGGAGAGGAACTGGTGAAACTGGCGCTGGGCGAGATCGGCGAAGGCCTGAGTCCCTACCCTTTCGTGCTGAGCCTGCCCCAGGACGAGCATGAGCGCTTTCTCATCAGCAAGCTGGCGGCGGCCGGCGTGCATGTGGAATGGAATGTGGCGCTGGACCTGTGGACGCAGGACGATAGCGAAGTGCAAGCCATCCTGCTCAAGGATGGCGAACGCCAATATTGCACGTTTGACTATATTTGCGGCTGCGATGGCGCCCGCAGCGCTGTGCGCGAGATCGCCGGCTTCGACTTTTCCGGCGGTACTTACGACCACCTGTATTACGTGGCCGATGCGCAAGTGGCCGGCAGCAATACGGATTTGCACGCCCACCTGGGCGCGAATTCTTTTGCGCTGATGTTGCCCGTGCGCACGAGCGGCATGCAGCGCCTGATCGGCATCCTGCCTGACCGCCCGGACGGCGCGCCGGCCCCCGTGTTTGACGATGTGCGCGAACAGGTGCAAGCCTTGCTGGGCATCCAGGTCGAACACGTGAACTGGTTTTCCACGTACAAGGTGCATCACCGGGTGGCGGCACAGTTTCGCGAACGGCGCTGCTTCATTCTCGGCGACGCGGCCCATTTGCACAGCCCCGTAGGCGGCCAGGGCATGAACACGGGCCTGGGCGACGCCGTCAACCTGGCCTGGAAACTGGCGCAGAAACTGCACGGACAAAGCAGCGACGCCCTGCTCGACACCTATGAAAGCGAACGCATCGTGTTTGCCCGCAAGCTCGTCGCCACCACGGACCGCGCCTTCCAGGCCATCGTCGCGCAAGGCATGGCCGGGCAATTCCTGCGCCGCTGGCTGGTGCCCCATGCGCTGCCCTTCCTCTCCAGCTTCGGGCGGGCGCGCCGCTTGCTGTTCCAGACCGTGTCGCAAATCCAGATCAGCTATGAAGACAGCGCCCTCTCGGCGGGCCACGCGGAATACCTGCGCGGCGGCGACCGCCTGCCCTGGTTCTCCGATGGCACGCAAGACAACTTTATCTCCCTGCGCAGCATGGACTGGCAATTGCACATCTATGGCGAAGCGGCGCCCGAATTGCTGGCCGAGGCGCGCGTGCTGAAACTGCCCGTGCATTGCTACACCTATAACGTGGCCGCCAAGCTGGCCGGCCTGGGCCGCGACGCGGCTTACCTCGTGCGCCCGGACGGCCACATCGCGCTGGCGCTGCACCAGCAGGAAAGCGGCGCCCTGCGCGCCCTGGCCTTGCGCCTGGGCCTGCATTTCGGCCCGGCAGAGATGGGCAAGGCGGCGCCACGGCCGGTGTAG
- a CDS encoding ArsC family reductase, with the protein MTTITLYGIPNCDTVKKARTWLATQQLDFTFHDFKKLGLERTTVEAWLQQLPWDVLVNKKGTTWRALSDERKAATVDAASALTLMLENPSIIKRPVLDKDGQFSVAFSDAQYKAIFSV; encoded by the coding sequence ATGACGACCATTACACTCTACGGTATCCCCAACTGCGATACCGTCAAAAAGGCCCGCACCTGGCTGGCCACGCAGCAACTCGATTTCACTTTCCACGACTTCAAGAAACTGGGCCTGGAACGCACCACCGTCGAAGCGTGGCTGCAGCAATTACCGTGGGATGTGCTGGTCAACAAAAAAGGCACGACCTGGCGCGCCCTGTCCGACGAGCGCAAGGCCGCCACCGTCGACGCGGCCAGCGCGTTGACCCTGATGCTGGAAAACCCGTCCATCATCAAGCGCCCCGTACTGGACAAGGATGGCCAGTTCAGCGTGGCGTTTTCCGATGCACAGTACAAAGCCATTTTTTCAGTTTAA